One segment of Pyricularia oryzae 70-15 chromosome 3, whole genome shotgun sequence DNA contains the following:
- a CDS encoding high-affinity nickel transporter nic1 encodes MDLAECYERDRRRQPLPYTPALPIDRANMATTRHHRDRAPGSLIGERTPLLPPPGGWLEDANSTGLREYMRATALANARRPSNNQFLPKYPIRMIAQAIPIPVWGITFLAILINIIVWAVVVSIVYFHPKLYPSIALSWVLGLRHALDAPNVSVIHLVTRRLIANGQRPCTIGFWFSLGYSTIVIITCVMVAATGGAFVKHFGNISQIGSVIGTSISTVYLAALCGTNIWVLYQVCYKLKAEVDGRVRRPPFDICIPRDIVEATGDGAILEELVDEEAYPTVFEDEENEPAAQLLIASQRLNYFERLDKRWKLKKRLFKVSGKLYNMIDKPWKMFPTGMLFGLSFGASAKIALLGLTSIQVAQANIWLIMIYPALFTVGMCLVNSVDSAVFMTLNTSRAFERNVTSILNYSIVMTSVTLFASSFVCAIEFLALARAIFKPQPGNVFWDGVTAIEDNFAVVGGGICALIILMGTLTIFFYRSWGVYQTNKARLHARWADWTARRQFPVNPPPGTNQNPPLSVNPPSPPPPPLPTLPEYLPLPDAEHVEDQTHWILKPLKFRLTMWQHRYQRSRIPPSPLDAASNEELYNRSNTQRMNNLTAEDFVEDERLRAWAKYKGWRIIKEYERRSREYDEYRLAHNIN; translated from the exons ATGGATCTCGCCGAGTGTTATGAGCGAGATCGTCGCAGACAACCTCTTCCCTACACTCCCGCCCTGCCCATCGACCGCGCCAACATGGCAACTACCCGTCATCATCGCGACAGAGCTCCAGGCTCTTTGATCGGGGAGCGTACTCCGCTGCTTCCACCTCCCGGTGGGTGGCTTGAGGACGCGAACAGCACTGGTTTGCGAGAGTACATGCGCGCCACGGCCCTTGCAAATGCTCGCCGGCCGTCTAACAACCAATTCCTGCCCAAATACCCCATCCGCATGATCGCCCAAGCAATCCCCATTCCCGTGTGGGGTATCACCTTTCTCGCGATCCTCATAAACATCATTGTCTGGGCGGTCGTCGTATCCATTGTCTACTTTCACCCAAAGCTTTATCCTTCGATCGCTTTGTCCTGGGTTCTCGGCCTTCGTCATGCCCTAGACGCCCCCAATGTGTCGGTCATCCACCTGGTCACTCGACGCCTGATCGCCAATGGCCAGCGTCCCTGCACTATTGGATTCTGGTTCTCGCTCGGCTACTCTACCATTGTCATCATCACTTGTGTTATGGTGGCGGCTACGGGCGGTGCTTTCGTCAAGCATTTCGGCAACATCTCCCAGATTGGCAGCGTCATTGGTACAAGCATCTCAACCGTTTACCTGGCCGCTCTCTGTGGAACAAACATTTGGGTCCTCTATCAAGTCTGCTACAAACTAAAGGCCGAGGTGGACGGTCGCGTCAGGCGTCCTCCCTTTGACATTTGTATCCCTCGAGATATCGTTGAGGCAACCGGAGATGGTGCAATCCTAGAGGAACTGGTAGACGAAGAGGCATATCCCACGGTATTTGAAGACGAAGAGAACGAGCCCGCAGCCCAGTTGCTCATCGCTAGTCAACGACTCAACTATTTCGAGCGTCTCGACAAGCGCTGGAAGTTGAAGAAGAGGCTTTTCAAGGTATCGGGCAAACTCTACAATATGATCGACAAACCCTGGAAGATGTTCCCAACCGGTATGCTCTTTGGCCTCAGCTTCGGTGCTAGTGCCAAAATTGCTCTCTTGGGCTTGACCAGCATTCAGGTTGCCCAAGCCAACATCTGGTTGATTATGATCTACCCGGCCCTTTTCACTG TCGGCATGTGCCTTGTTAATTCCGTCGACAGCGCTGTCTTCATGACCCTCAACACGAGCCGGGCCTTCGAGCGAAACGTCACGTCCATCCTCAACTACTCTATTGTTATGACTTCGGTGACACTGTTTGCATCCTCGTTTGTCTGCGCCATTGAGTTTCTTGCTCTTGCGCGGGCCATCTTCAAGCCCCAGCCAGGAAACGTCTTCTGGGATGGAGTCACCGCTATTGAAGACAACTTTGCCGTCGTTGGCGGTGGAATCTGTGCCCTGATCATCCTCATGGGCACCCTGACCATTTTCTTCTATCGGTCGTGGGGAGTGTATCAGACAAACAAGGCTAGACTTCACGCAAGGTGGGCCGATTGGACAGCCCGCCGTCAATTTCCTGTGAACCCGCCTCCTGGCACCAATCAGAACCCTCCCTTGTCTGTCAACCCTCCATCGCCCCCGCCCCCGCCTTTGCCTACTCTCCCCGAGTATCTGCCTCTACCTGATGCGGAGCATGTGGAGGATCAGACTCATTGGATCTTGAAGCCTTTGAAGTTTCGACTAACGATGTGGCAACATCGTTACCAGAGATCCCGAATCCCACCATCCCCTCTCGACGCCGCCTCGAACGAGGAGCTGTATAACCGCTCGAACACACAACGGATGAACAACTTGACAGCCGAGGACTTTGTTGAGGACGAGCGGTTAAGGGCGTGGGCAAAGTACAAGGGCTGGCGCATCATCAAAGAGTACGAGAGAAGGAGCCGGGAGTACGATGAGTACAGACTGGCTCACAATATCAACTAA